The Synergistaceae bacterium genome includes a window with the following:
- a CDS encoding FtsX-like permease family protein, giving the protein AVASVSLLVGGIGIMNIMLVSVTERTREIGIRMAIGARGADIRTQFLMEALLLSVAGGLFGIGLGTSASKIITGLLNWPTVISPGSVILAFVFSALVGIFFGFYPAWKASLLNPIDALRRE; this is encoded by the coding sequence GGGCAGTGGCCTCGGTATCCCTGCTGGTGGGCGGCATAGGGATAATGAACATAATGCTCGTCTCCGTCACCGAGCGCACCCGCGAGATAGGCATAAGAATGGCCATAGGGGCGAGGGGCGCCGACATACGCACCCAGTTCCTGATGGAGGCTCTGCTGCTCTCCGTCGCAGGCGGCCTCTTCGGCATAGGGCTGGGCACTTCCGCGTCCAAGATAATCACCGGCCTTCTGAACTGGCCGACCGTCATATCGCCCGGCTCCGTGATACTTGCCTTCGTCTTCTCCGCGCTGGTGGGGATCTTCTTCGGCTTCTACCCCGCCTGGAAGGCCTCCCTGCTGAACCCGATAGACGCCCTCCGCAGGGAGTAG
- a CDS encoding translation initiation factor, protein MARKEKRPRIETEADGSPLSLSLGALLGREERLRSPEEVLPEELKPPSPPRELPGRVVLSRETKGRGGKTVTRLSFREGAPSDVEGLAKKLRGTIGCGGTVEDGDILLQGDQMQRARSWFEARDVRVTGPS, encoded by the coding sequence ATGGCAAGAAAGGAAAAACGACCCCGCATCGAAACGGAGGCCGACGGGTCGCCTCTTTCACTCTCACTGGGCGCGCTGCTCGGCAGGGAGGAGAGGCTTCGCTCCCCCGAGGAAGTCCTGCCCGAGGAGTTAAAGCCCCCCTCTCCGCCCCGCGAGCTGCCGGGGCGTGTCGTCCTTTCGCGCGAGACGAAGGGGCGCGGGGGAAAGACGGTCACTCGGCTCTCCTTCCGGGAGGGCGCACCGTCGGATGTCGAGGGCCTGGCGAAAAAACTTCGCGGGACGATCGGATGCGGAGGGACGGTCGAGGATGGAGACATCCTGCTGCAGGGCGACCAGATGCAGCGCGCCCGTTCATGGTTCGAGGCGCGGGATGTAAGGGTCACCGGACCGAGCTAA